In a single window of the Streptomyces sp. HUAS ZL42 genome:
- the tnpA gene encoding IS200/IS605 family transposase, with the protein MDGQDDYRRGRHVVSAMHVHLVFVTKYRRGVFNDEMLTRCEEIMRKVCEDFEAELKEFNGERDHVHLLVHYPPKVAVSKLVGSLKGVSARRIRQEFTGRINRAIMHGHLWSPSYFSASCGGAPLAIVRQYIEQQQRPL; encoded by the coding sequence ATGGATGGGCAGGACGATTACAGGCGTGGAAGACATGTTGTTTCGGCGATGCATGTGCACTTGGTCTTCGTGACGAAGTACCGGCGCGGGGTGTTCAACGACGAGATGCTGACGCGCTGCGAAGAGATCATGCGCAAGGTCTGCGAGGACTTCGAAGCGGAGCTGAAGGAGTTCAACGGCGAACGCGATCACGTCCACCTCCTGGTGCACTACCCGCCCAAGGTCGCCGTCTCCAAGCTGGTGGGCAGCCTCAAGGGTGTATCCGCCCGCCGGATACGGCAGGAGTTCACCGGCCGGATCAACCGTGCCATCATGCACGGGCACCTGTGGTCGCCCTCGTATTTCTCCGCATCGTGCGGCGGAGCACCCCTGGCGATCGTCCGCCAGTACATCGAGCAGCAACAACGTCCGCTCTAA
- the speB gene encoding agmatinase: protein MSTTNPHGPVDSSRTPRYCGAATFARLPRLDEVGTADIAVVGVPFDAGVSYRPGARFGGNAIREASRLLRPYNPAQDASPFALAQVADAGDIAANPFDIGEAVETIQSAAEGLLATGARLMTLGGDHTVALPLLRAVAKKHGPIALLHFDAHLDTYFGAPYTHGTPFRRAVEEGILDTEALSHVGIRGPLYAKQDLTDDEKLGFGIVTSADVMRRGADEVAQQLRMRIGSRPLYISIDIDVLDPAHAPGTGTPEAGGLTSRELLEILRGLADCHLVSADVVEVAPAYDHAEITAVAASHTAYELTTMMSCQIAAARQEDK, encoded by the coding sequence ATGAGCACCACCAACCCGCACGGCCCCGTCGACTCCTCGCGCACACCCCGGTACTGCGGTGCCGCGACCTTCGCCCGACTCCCCAGGCTGGACGAGGTCGGCACCGCCGACATCGCCGTGGTCGGCGTCCCCTTTGACGCCGGGGTCTCCTACCGGCCCGGCGCCCGCTTCGGCGGCAACGCCATCCGCGAGGCGTCCCGGCTGCTGCGCCCGTACAACCCGGCCCAGGACGCGTCCCCCTTCGCGCTGGCCCAGGTCGCGGACGCCGGTGACATCGCGGCCAACCCCTTCGACATCGGCGAGGCTGTCGAAACGATCCAGTCCGCCGCCGAAGGCCTGCTGGCCACCGGAGCCCGCCTGATGACCCTCGGCGGCGACCACACCGTCGCACTGCCGCTGCTGCGCGCCGTCGCCAAGAAGCACGGCCCCATCGCATTGCTCCACTTCGATGCCCACCTGGACACCTACTTCGGAGCCCCGTACACCCACGGCACCCCGTTCCGCCGCGCCGTCGAGGAGGGCATCCTCGACACCGAGGCGCTATCCCACGTGGGAATCCGCGGCCCCCTCTACGCCAAGCAGGACCTTACCGACGACGAGAAGCTGGGCTTCGGCATCGTCACCTCGGCCGACGTCATGCGCCGCGGAGCCGACGAGGTCGCCCAGCAGCTGCGGATGCGCATCGGCAGCCGCCCGCTGTACATCTCCATCGACATCGACGTCCTGGACCCGGCGCACGCCCCAGGCACCGGAACCCCCGAGGCCGGCGGCCTCACCTCCCGCGAACTGCTGGAGATCCTGCGTGGTCTGGCCGACTGCCACCTCGTCTCGGCCGACGTGGTCGAGGTCGCCCCCGCATACGACCACGCCGAGATCACCGCAGTCGCAGCCTCCCACACCGCTTACGAACTCACCACCATGATGTCGTGTCAGATCGCGGCCGCCCGCCAGGAGGACAAGTGA
- a CDS encoding GNAT family N-acetyltransferase produces the protein MNAGAFCKSPGKRIRLRGIEPEDWTAFMGFAADEERWGDPLHPPRSAEGFRAWTQEQAVAKSDGDCFTLAIEAVDTGQIVGAVGSHHADPHAGRFEYGITMGAGHRRQGYATEAVVVLLRFMFAERRYHKCEARIFAHNEASLALHRRLGFADEGHLREHVFFAGRHHDLVVMGILADEFAQLHSMSELQ, from the coding sequence GTGAACGCCGGGGCATTCTGCAAGAGTCCCGGTAAGCGGATACGTCTGCGCGGTATCGAGCCCGAGGACTGGACGGCGTTCATGGGCTTCGCCGCCGACGAAGAGCGGTGGGGAGATCCGCTGCATCCGCCTCGGTCTGCCGAGGGGTTCCGCGCCTGGACGCAGGAACAGGCCGTCGCGAAGTCCGATGGTGACTGCTTCACGTTGGCCATCGAAGCCGTGGACACGGGGCAGATCGTCGGGGCCGTCGGCTCGCACCACGCAGATCCGCATGCGGGACGGTTCGAGTACGGCATCACGATGGGTGCTGGGCACCGACGCCAGGGCTACGCGACAGAAGCCGTGGTGGTGCTGCTGCGCTTCATGTTCGCCGAGCGGCGGTACCACAAGTGCGAAGCGCGGATCTTCGCGCACAACGAGGCATCGCTGGCACTGCATCGTCGTCTCGGCTTCGCCGATGAGGGGCACCTGCGCGAACACGTGTTCTTTGCCGGCCGACACCATGATCTCGTCGTGATGGGCATACTCGCTGACGAGTTCGCGCAGTTGCACTCGATGAGCGAACTTCAGTGA
- a CDS encoding RNA-guided endonuclease InsQ/TnpB family protein: MQLRYNYRAYPDAAQRRALAHAFGCARVVWNDCLRDRKEAHAAGLPYVTSAELSRLRITQAKRTEERAWLADVSAVVLQQSLRDLDTAYRNFFDSLTGKRQGRKVGPPRYKSKKDTRQSIRLNTNAFCLQSDGTVYVAKVGDLKVTWSRRLPAAPTSLTITKDSCGRYFLSFVVDTEPDTLPELETGAGIDLGLSAFAVLSDGRKIVSPRFLRRAEKKLKRLQRELSRKAKGSKNRAKARIKVARQHAKVADRRRDFHHKASTQIIRDNQAVYVEDLAVSGLGRTRLAKSVHDAGWSAFVGMLQYKAAKHGRTFAKADRAFPSSQVCSACGFRDGPKPLHVREWTCGECGTVHDRDHNAARNVLFEGRRKVAAGRAETLNACGAPVRRAPVPAQRDEAGSPRKGQPTQAGIPGP, encoded by the coding sequence GTGCAGCTCCGCTACAACTACCGGGCCTACCCGGACGCCGCACAGCGCCGCGCGCTGGCCCATGCGTTCGGCTGTGCCCGCGTGGTGTGGAACGACTGCCTGCGCGACCGCAAAGAAGCACACGCTGCAGGGCTGCCGTACGTGACGTCGGCCGAGCTGTCCCGGCTTCGCATCACCCAGGCCAAGCGCACCGAGGAACGCGCCTGGCTCGCCGACGTGTCAGCGGTCGTCCTGCAACAGTCCCTGCGGGACCTGGACACCGCCTACAGAAACTTCTTCGACAGCCTCACGGGCAAGCGGCAGGGCCGCAAGGTCGGCCCTCCCCGCTACAAGTCGAAGAAGGACACCCGGCAGTCGATCCGCCTCAACACCAACGCCTTCTGCCTCCAGAGCGACGGCACGGTGTACGTGGCCAAGGTCGGCGACCTCAAGGTCACGTGGTCCCGCAGGCTTCCGGCCGCACCCACGTCCCTGACCATCACCAAGGACAGCTGCGGCCGGTACTTCCTCAGCTTCGTCGTGGACACCGAGCCGGACACCCTGCCCGAGCTGGAGACCGGCGCGGGTATCGACCTCGGCCTGTCCGCCTTCGCCGTCCTCTCCGACGGCAGGAAGATCGTCAGCCCGCGCTTCCTGCGCCGGGCGGAGAAGAAACTCAAGCGCCTTCAGCGGGAGCTGTCCCGCAAGGCCAAGGGATCGAAGAACCGGGCCAAGGCCCGCATCAAGGTCGCACGCCAGCACGCCAAGGTGGCCGACCGGCGCCGGGACTTCCACCACAAGGCTTCCACACAGATCATTCGCGACAACCAAGCGGTGTACGTGGAGGACCTCGCGGTGTCCGGCCTCGGCCGTACCCGGCTCGCCAAGTCCGTGCACGACGCGGGATGGTCCGCGTTCGTCGGCATGCTGCAGTACAAGGCGGCAAAGCACGGCCGCACCTTCGCCAAGGCGGACCGCGCTTTCCCGTCCTCGCAGGTCTGCTCGGCCTGCGGATTCCGGGACGGCCCCAAGCCCCTGCACGTCCGCGAGTGGACGTGCGGCGAATGCGGCACCGTGCACGACCGCGACCACAACGCAGCCCGCAACGTCCTCTTCGAAGGACGCCGAAAAGTCGCCGCCGGACGGGCGGAGACGCTAAACGCCTGTGGAGCGCCGGTAAGACGGGCACCCGTGCCCGCACAGCGCGATGAAGCAGGAAGCCCCCGGAAGGGTCAGCCGACCCAGGCCGGAATCCCTGGACCTTAG
- a CDS encoding transposase family protein: protein MITGYKAARNRPLTRGQELSDTALAAVRAPVEHGFAHLKNWHVLGKVRTDPAWATALVRALLVLTNREVAR from the coding sequence GTGATCACCGGCTACAAGGCCGCCCGGAACCGGCCCCTGACGCGAGGCCAGGAGCTGTCCGACACGGCACTGGCGGCCGTCCGGGCACCCGTCGAGCACGGCTTTGCCCACCTCAAGAACTGGCACGTCCTCGGCAAGGTGCGCACCGACCCCGCCTGGGCGACCGCCCTGGTCAGGGCCTTGCTGGTCCTCACGAACCGCGAAGTCGCCCGATGA
- a CDS encoding ASCH domain-containing protein, whose amino-acid sequence MTRHTAAPAQPRARHMNLYRRYFDLVASGRKKIEVRVQYANLRNLAAGQHIKFACGQDECLVRVVRVARYTSFEEMLDTEGPENVNPDSPREQQLTNIRRIYGPEKEALGVLAIEIERVTA is encoded by the coding sequence ATGACCCGCCACACCGCCGCCCCAGCCCAGCCCCGCGCCCGGCACATGAACCTCTACCGCCGCTACTTCGACCTGGTCGCCTCCGGCCGCAAGAAGATCGAGGTCCGCGTCCAGTACGCCAACCTGCGCAACCTCGCCGCCGGCCAGCACATCAAGTTTGCCTGCGGCCAGGACGAATGTCTGGTCCGTGTCGTCCGCGTCGCCCGCTACACCTCGTTCGAGGAGATGCTCGACACCGAGGGACCGGAGAACGTCAACCCGGACTCGCCGCGTGAGCAGCAGCTGACGAACATCCGCCGCATCTACGGCCCGGAGAAGGAGGCCCTAGGCGTCCTCGCCATCGAGATCGAACGCGTCACGGCCTGA
- a CDS encoding NAD(P)-dependent oxidoreductase, translating into MSKQHAGGGLVRIGLADPFADPEVVRTALGDALPGAEIQLEQVAAIPQGPGIVALLVGPEVPMTAEDLALLPDLRVIAVTSAGSDHVPVEAARAAGIWVTSSAGYCTEEVADHTLALGVGLLRGTVDMDRDVRRGIWDVEQVRPRRIAGTRWGLVGFGRIARAVAERAAALSMPVSAWAPKVAQEHFEKAGVRRVENLVDLLAGTDLVSLHVPLTAETANLIGAAELAAMPLGSFLVNVSRGEILDHDALAAALDSGRLKGAALDTLPTEPPRADDPALSMKSTVLNPHAAWYSPEAHARAHSWAGAAVGAVLSGRQPDGLVIVDGRGPMPRS; encoded by the coding sequence GTGAGCAAGCAACATGCCGGTGGCGGCCTGGTCCGCATCGGGCTCGCGGATCCCTTCGCCGATCCGGAGGTGGTCCGCACCGCACTCGGCGATGCCCTGCCGGGGGCGGAGATCCAGCTGGAACAGGTCGCCGCCATCCCGCAAGGACCAGGCATTGTCGCGCTCCTGGTCGGTCCCGAGGTGCCAATGACCGCCGAGGACCTGGCGCTGCTGCCGGATCTTCGGGTGATCGCGGTGACCTCCGCCGGCTCCGACCACGTACCGGTCGAGGCCGCCCGCGCGGCCGGAATCTGGGTGACCAGCAGCGCCGGCTACTGCACCGAGGAGGTCGCCGACCACACCCTGGCACTCGGTGTCGGCCTGCTGCGCGGAACCGTGGACATGGACCGCGACGTCCGCCGCGGGATCTGGGACGTCGAGCAGGTGCGACCCCGACGGATCGCCGGCACCCGCTGGGGACTGGTCGGCTTCGGCCGGATCGCGAGAGCCGTGGCCGAGCGCGCGGCGGCACTGTCGATGCCGGTCTCCGCGTGGGCCCCGAAGGTCGCACAGGAGCATTTCGAGAAGGCCGGAGTGCGCCGGGTCGAGAACCTCGTCGACCTGCTGGCCGGAACCGACCTGGTGAGCCTGCACGTCCCGCTGACCGCCGAGACTGCGAACCTCATCGGTGCGGCCGAACTCGCTGCGATGCCCCTGGGGTCCTTCCTGGTCAACGTCTCCCGCGGCGAGATCCTCGACCACGACGCACTGGCCGCGGCACTGGACTCGGGGCGGCTGAAGGGTGCCGCGCTGGACACACTGCCGACCGAGCCGCCCCGGGCCGACGACCCCGCACTGTCCATGAAATCCACGGTGCTCAACCCGCATGCCGCCTGGTACTCCCCGGAAGCTCACGCCAGGGCGCACTCCTGGGCCGGGGCCGCGGTCGGGGCAGTGCTCTCCGGTCGCCAGCCGGACGGCCTCGTCATCGTCGACGGCCGTGGGCCAATGCCGCGTAGTTAG